In Gloeocapsa sp. PCC 73106, a single window of DNA contains:
- a CDS encoding calcium-binding protein, translated as MATINGTNADDTITPSSISSGVTGGFPTSGNDDIFAKNGNDTVEGGDGNDKLVGWTGSDILYGNAGNDTLFGDIGVDFLYGGDGNDVIRGFTNNRQAIRVLGQNDISPNYLFGESGNDSLYGNSFSTDFLHGGTGRDFLQGEGGGDLYVFDPGDSVIASYDTINGYGGGDLIEFDFSFDLDSEVSFSGTLTNLTDIYSLSFPSGTSRSYNVSGQSGIFLFHNPDGSNFDSNDFVVQLQGYNGEVNII; from the coding sequence ATGGCTACAATTAACGGAACTAATGCCGATGATACAATTACACCATCTTCTATCTCATCAGGAGTGACAGGTGGTTTCCCAACTAGTGGCAATGACGATATCTTCGCTAAAAACGGTAACGATACTGTTGAGGGAGGTGACGGCAATGACAAACTGGTAGGTTGGACAGGCAGTGACATTCTCTACGGCAATGCTGGAAATGATACTCTTTTTGGTGATATTGGGGTTGACTTTCTCTATGGTGGTGACGGAAATGATGTGATACGAGGATTTACCAATAATCGACAAGCGATCAGGGTTTTAGGACAAAATGACATCAGCCCTAATTACCTTTTTGGAGAATCTGGAAATGATTCTCTTTATGGAAATTCATTTAGTACCGATTTTCTCCACGGAGGAACAGGACGAGACTTCCTACAGGGTGAAGGTGGAGGAGATCTATACGTCTTTGACCCAGGTGATTCGGTGATCGCTTCCTACGATACTATTAATGGCTACGGTGGGGGTGATTTAATTGAGTTTGACTTTTCTTTTGACTTGGATTCAGAAGTTAGTTTTAGTGGTACGCTTACCAATCTAACTGATATCTATAGCCTTTCATTTCCAAGCGGTACTTCTAGATCGTATAACGTCAGCGGTCAAAGCGGTATTTTCTTGTTCCATAATCCCGACGGAAGCAACTTTGACTCCAATGATTTTGTGGTTCAACTTCAAGGTTATAATGGAGAGGTTAACATTATTTAA